Proteins encoded within one genomic window of Armatimonadota bacterium:
- a CDS encoding N(4)-(beta-N-acetylglucosaminyl)-L-asparaginase, translated as MTRKTKISRRELLAGAAAAGVATAGLPAIARARPRYDGFLVVSSGNGMRTVAKAMELMKEGVDTLDAAVQGVNIVELDPNDMSVGYGGLPNEQGVVELDSCVMHGPTYNAGGVAALQNIKTPSSVAKLVMERTDHCLLVGKGALEFAKFHGFEEVDMLTDAARQRWVRWKEGLSDIDDYIDPDESEFIGERETGTITCLCLNDMGDISGTTTTSGLSFKIPGRVGDSPLIGCGVYVDNEIGACGSTGRGEANILMNGSRIVVENMRHGMSPQDACMDVLNRICEQTKEQRLLSEPGVPNFQLQFYALNKAGEHAGGCIHGNTAYSVHDGTNSFRGRCQGVFE; from the coding sequence ATGACCCGAAAAACCAAAATCTCTCGACGCGAGCTCCTGGCTGGTGCGGCAGCCGCTGGAGTCGCCACGGCAGGGCTACCCGCCATCGCCCGTGCCAGGCCAAGGTACGACGGTTTCCTCGTCGTCAGCAGCGGCAACGGCATGCGCACGGTGGCTAAGGCGATGGAGCTGATGAAAGAGGGGGTCGATACGCTCGATGCGGCGGTGCAAGGCGTGAACATCGTCGAGCTCGACCCGAACGACATGAGCGTCGGCTACGGCGGACTGCCGAACGAACAGGGCGTCGTCGAACTGGATTCTTGCGTCATGCACGGCCCGACGTACAACGCCGGGGGGGTCGCCGCATTGCAGAACATCAAGACGCCGAGCAGCGTCGCGAAGCTCGTTATGGAGCGCACGGACCACTGCCTGCTCGTTGGGAAAGGCGCCCTGGAGTTCGCGAAGTTCCACGGTTTTGAGGAAGTAGACATGCTCACCGACGCCGCGCGCCAGAGATGGGTGCGGTGGAAGGAGGGACTGAGCGACATCGACGACTACATCGATCCCGATGAGAGCGAGTTCATCGGTGAGCGCGAGACGGGCACGATCACCTGCCTCTGCCTGAACGACATGGGCGACATCAGCGGCACGACGACCACCAGCGGTTTATCGTTCAAGATTCCGGGTCGCGTTGGCGACTCGCCGCTGATCGGTTGCGGCGTGTACGTCGATAACGAAATCGGAGCGTGCGGGTCGACCGGGCGCGGGGAGGCGAACATCTTGATGAACGGATCGCGCATCGTGGTCGAGAACATGCGCCACGGAATGTCGCCGCAGGACGCGTGCATGGACGTGCTCAACCGAATCTGCGAGCAGACCAAGGAGCAGCGTCTGTTGAGCGAGCCGGGCGTGCCGAACTTCCAGTTGCAGTTCTACGCGCTGAACAAAGCTGGCGAGCACGCTGGAGGGTGCATCCACGGCAACACCGCTTACTCCGTGCACGATGGCACGAACAGCTTCCGCGGTCGGTGCCAAGGCGTGTTCGAGTAA
- a CDS encoding exopolysaccharide biosynthesis protein, with protein MGLSDTIKQAFDTEGSTITLQEFLVRLDAHSFGVLLVVVSLPSLIPAFPGFATPFGFLAGALAIQMLRGRAIPWFPKKVLNRPMKPLKRNRIMRGALWVLKKIEVIVKPRGGELMQSRRFQRFLTYVVLACAISMAMPVPGTNSLPALGIILIGLAMTEEDSVSAYFGVFWAVVGIGVTTAVFILLTKYGFAGAESAYEAIKDWLLRR; from the coding sequence ATGGGCTTGTCCGACACCATCAAGCAGGCGTTCGATACTGAAGGGAGCACCATCACTCTTCAGGAGTTCCTCGTCCGTCTTGACGCCCATTCGTTTGGGGTGCTGCTCGTCGTCGTTTCGCTTCCTTCTCTCATTCCTGCGTTCCCTGGTTTCGCCACGCCGTTCGGTTTCTTGGCGGGCGCGTTGGCGATTCAGATGCTGCGCGGTCGTGCTATTCCGTGGTTTCCGAAGAAGGTCTTGAACAGGCCGATGAAGCCGCTCAAACGGAACCGCATCATGAGGGGAGCGCTATGGGTGCTCAAGAAGATCGAGGTCATCGTGAAACCGCGCGGAGGAGAGCTGATGCAGTCGCGGCGATTTCAGCGGTTCTTGACGTACGTCGTGCTCGCCTGTGCGATCTCGATGGCGATGCCAGTTCCGGGAACGAACTCGCTGCCGGCGCTCGGCATCATCCTGATCGGATTGGCGATGACCGAAGAGGACTCGGTAAGCGCGTACTTCGGGGTCTTTTGGGCAGTGGTCGGAATTGGTGTCACAACAGCAGTGTTCATCCTCTTGACAAAGTACGGGTTTGCTGGAGCGGAGTCTGCATACGAGGCGATCAAGGATTGGCTCCTGCGCCGCTAA
- a CDS encoding ABC-F family ATP-binding cassette domain-containing protein — translation MLLSVAHLSKSYGADLVLDDATFKIGRREKVALVGRNGTGKTTLLSILIGELEPDAGSVNFSPGATVGYLRQDSSVTPGRTVLEEVEAGIASQLEVRRKLEELEAQLEHASTPEVLDEYALIQEHYKDVEAYASQRNVRAVLIRMGFDETQFGKLTDDLSGGERTRLALARLLLERPELLIMDEPTNYLDIQASEWLEEWIRSYSGAALMVSHDREFLQATADRVLELRGHRIESFAGGFDQYIRLRDERDERQSLLAKRQGAEIAKLDEYVRRFINTQRTAQARGRRKRMEKLVAERVSAPERERTSKRGFGQAKRSGDTVLSCESLVVGYGDAHVVSDVNWTVRWQERWGVIGDNGSGKTTLIKTLLKKIKPLAGSTRIGPSVDIGYFSQDSVELDQEQSPLQFLSYECGMEAGAARDLLGQFLITGDDVFRKIRTLSGGEKNKLALARLTQLQPNLLVLDEPTNHLDMASREALSDVLRQYAGTLVLVSHDRWLLSRLVERILHIRENGVRQFLGTYQEFRAAERPIERNLSAATIVATSNQQTPHELAKRIRQLKKDIASCEAEVESAEDLVRQIEQQLAAPEPDANLVALTESHGEARLDLERKVEAWETCARTLEQLLARQG, via the coding sequence GTGCTCCTATCCGTCGCGCACCTTTCAAAAAGCTACGGCGCCGACCTTGTTCTAGACGATGCGACGTTCAAGATTGGTCGCCGGGAAAAGGTCGCCCTGGTCGGGCGCAACGGCACCGGTAAGACCACGCTGCTGTCGATCCTGATCGGAGAGCTGGAGCCCGACGCCGGATCGGTCAACTTCTCGCCGGGAGCGACCGTCGGATACTTGCGACAGGACAGCTCTGTGACGCCGGGCAGAACCGTTCTGGAGGAGGTCGAGGCAGGCATCGCGAGCCAGCTCGAAGTCCGTCGAAAGCTGGAGGAGCTTGAGGCGCAGCTCGAGCACGCTTCCACGCCAGAGGTGCTCGACGAGTACGCGCTGATCCAGGAGCACTATAAGGACGTCGAAGCGTACGCTTCACAACGCAACGTCCGCGCGGTTCTAATCCGCATGGGGTTTGATGAAACGCAGTTCGGCAAGCTCACTGACGACCTGAGCGGCGGAGAGCGGACGAGGCTGGCCCTGGCGCGGCTGCTGCTCGAGCGACCGGAGCTTCTCATCATGGACGAGCCGACGAACTACTTGGACATCCAGGCGAGCGAATGGTTGGAAGAGTGGATTCGGTCGTACAGCGGCGCTGCGCTGATGGTCAGCCACGACCGAGAGTTCTTGCAAGCCACGGCAGATCGAGTCCTTGAGCTGCGCGGCCACCGAATCGAATCGTTCGCAGGCGGGTTCGACCAGTACATCCGGCTGAGAGACGAGCGAGATGAGCGGCAATCGCTCCTGGCAAAGCGGCAAGGGGCAGAGATCGCGAAACTCGACGAATACGTGCGCCGGTTCATCAACACGCAGCGCACGGCGCAAGCCAGAGGCCGTCGCAAGAGGATGGAGAAGCTGGTAGCAGAAAGAGTGAGCGCACCGGAAAGGGAGCGGACCAGCAAGCGAGGATTTGGACAGGCAAAGCGCTCCGGCGATACTGTTCTGTCGTGTGAATCGCTCGTCGTCGGCTACGGCGACGCTCACGTCGTCAGCGATGTGAATTGGACCGTCCGGTGGCAGGAGCGGTGGGGCGTGATCGGCGACAACGGATCAGGAAAGACGACGCTGATCAAGACTTTGCTCAAGAAGATAAAGCCGCTCGCTGGTTCGACGCGCATCGGGCCAAGCGTCGACATCGGATACTTCTCGCAGGACTCCGTCGAGCTCGACCAAGAGCAGTCTCCGCTGCAATTCCTCAGCTACGAGTGCGGGATGGAGGCTGGAGCAGCTCGCGATCTGCTCGGACAGTTCCTGATCACCGGCGACGACGTTTTCCGTAAAATCAGGACGCTGAGCGGAGGCGAGAAGAACAAGTTGGCGCTTGCGCGTCTGACCCAGTTACAACCGAACCTGCTCGTGCTGGACGAGCCGACAAACCACTTGGACATGGCTTCGCGAGAGGCGCTTTCAGACGTGCTGCGACAGTACGCTGGAACGCTCGTGCTGGTCTCCCACGATCGCTGGCTCCTGTCTCGGCTGGTCGAAAGAATCCTGCACATTCGAGAGAACGGCGTCCGTCAGTTCCTCGGCACGTACCAAGAGTTTCGCGCTGCGGAACGGCCGATCGAGCGTAATCTCTCGGCTGCAACGATCGTTGCGACGTCGAATCAGCAGACGCCCCACGAACTGGCCAAGAGGATTCGTCAGTTGAAGAAGGACATCGCCTCCTGCGAAGCGGAGGTCGAAAGCGCCGAAGATCTTGTTCGGCAAATCGAGCAGCAGCTCGCGGCGCCTGAGCCGGACGCGAACCTCGTCGCACTCACAGAATCGCACGGCGAGGCGCGGCTAGATCTGGAGCGCAAGGTCGAAGCGTGGGAAACCTGTGCCAGAACGCTAGAACAGCTTCTCGCCAGGCAAGGTTAG
- a CDS encoding DUF1800 domain-containing protein: MDHQSRIRHLLRRFGLGATLSEVRHLSKMELSEAFEYLLDYDEVSEPYPISPWEFSTNTNNDKINSSGRLFSDWWALKMATTRRPLQEKIALFWHDHFAVSDIKIQDGRKMISYLQILRRNATGNFRTMLREISKEPAMVLFLDSHRNVKGTPNENFAREVMELFTLGEGNYEESDVLEAARAFTGWSFRDTLNYRERDRLNEQIRAKVNNGESIFVFRNIPGRHDVGTKTIFGKEGNFTGDDVLSMLLDHPQTARYICYKLWEWFAYPNPDDALVERLAKVFRESDYEIKPVLRAIAFSPEFWSKKAVRTKVKSPVDYTIAAMRQFNASAVLAKRDSGELDQFTPIDGTVRRFASIVNREMRRQGMSLLNPPSVEGWHWNEEWVTSETMTHRIDLSRRIFGNRRIIEPLIEWTAPELAVEQGEGDHAKLVDRLLELLDVEVSREQRWILVGAARRYGGNGVIYDTRKAVPMLRDMLKLVFAMPEAHIC; encoded by the coding sequence ATGGACCACCAGTCCAGGATTCGCCATCTTCTGAGGAGATTCGGGCTCGGAGCTACGCTGTCCGAGGTGCGCCATCTCTCCAAAATGGAGCTGTCAGAGGCGTTTGAGTACCTCCTGGACTACGATGAGGTCAGTGAGCCGTATCCGATCTCTCCGTGGGAGTTCTCGACGAATACGAACAACGATAAGATCAACTCTTCCGGCCGGCTGTTCTCGGATTGGTGGGCGTTGAAGATGGCGACGACGCGCCGTCCGCTGCAGGAGAAGATCGCGCTCTTTTGGCACGACCACTTCGCCGTCAGCGACATCAAGATCCAGGACGGACGGAAGATGATCTCGTACCTTCAGATCTTGCGTCGCAACGCCACCGGTAACTTTCGGACGATGCTGAGGGAAATCAGCAAAGAGCCGGCGATGGTGCTCTTTCTGGATTCGCACCGCAACGTCAAGGGTACGCCGAACGAGAACTTTGCGCGCGAGGTGATGGAGCTGTTCACGTTGGGCGAGGGCAACTACGAGGAGAGCGATGTGCTGGAGGCCGCCAGGGCGTTCACCGGATGGTCGTTCCGTGATACGCTGAACTACAGGGAGCGAGACCGGCTGAATGAGCAGATAAGAGCGAAGGTGAACAACGGCGAATCGATTTTTGTTTTTCGCAACATCCCTGGCAGACACGATGTCGGCACGAAAACCATCTTTGGCAAAGAAGGGAACTTCACGGGTGACGACGTTCTGTCGATGCTGCTCGATCACCCTCAGACAGCTAGGTATATCTGTTACAAGCTGTGGGAGTGGTTCGCGTACCCCAACCCGGACGACGCGCTAGTAGAGCGACTCGCCAAGGTGTTTCGCGAGAGCGACTATGAGATCAAGCCGGTGTTGCGGGCGATTGCGTTCTCACCGGAGTTCTGGAGCAAAAAGGCTGTGAGGACGAAGGTCAAGAGCCCGGTCGACTACACGATCGCGGCGATGCGCCAGTTCAACGCGAGTGCGGTGCTAGCAAAGCGCGACTCGGGCGAACTGGATCAGTTCACGCCGATCGACGGCACCGTCCGGCGGTTTGCGTCGATCGTTAACAGAGAGATGCGCCGACAGGGCATGTCGCTGCTCAATCCGCCTTCGGTCGAAGGGTGGCACTGGAACGAGGAGTGGGTGACTAGCGAAACGATGACGCATCGCATCGATCTGTCGCGCCGCATCTTCGGCAACAGGCGGATCATCGAGCCGTTGATCGAGTGGACGGCGCCGGAGCTAGCTGTCGAGCAGGGGGAGGGCGACCACGCGAAGCTCGTCGATCGCCTGTTGGAGCTGCTCGATGTCGAGGTCAGCCGCGAACAGCGATGGATACTGGTCGGCGCCGCGCGAAGGTACGGCGGCAACGGCGTTATTTATGACACGCGGAAGGCCGTACCGATGCTGCGCGATATGCTCAAGCTCGTGTTCGCGATGCCAGAGGCTCACATCTGCTAG
- a CDS encoding calcineurin-like phosphoesterase family protein, giving the protein MRRIWNFAALLALLLTVSAGAQQTARGVVFDDENGNGERDAGEPGIQGIKVSNQIQITVTDSQGSWLLPAGDDTVFFVIKPRGWAPPVNGENLPRFYYSHKPNGSPEGARFAGVAPTGPLPASIDFPLHRQPEPDRFTAIIFADTQPRDVREAEYIAHDVIESLIGVDAAFGVTLGDVVFDDLSVFTPLNAAIGLIGIPWYNVVGNHDLNLDAEGDANSDETFELLYGPNYYSFDYGPTHFIVLDDVEYLGNGYRGGIGEQQLAWVKKDLSLIPDDQLVVILMHIPIVNVADRQGLYRLIEDRPYVMSVSGHTHYQAHVFIDESDGWRGIKPHHHMIAVTVSGSWWGGAPNELGIPHTTMRGGAPNGYSVFSFDGHQYSIEFRAAGAPAAYQLNIYAPEEVDLADATNPLIMANVFGGSRKSIVEVRLDDGDWHKMVKVEKADPEYAETYERDKSLERPYRGLPAPMRSRHLWEIPLATLFHGSDNRARAVGTHQIEVRTTDMFGQVYIAQRVIRFR; this is encoded by the coding sequence ATGCGACGCATTTGGAACTTTGCAGCGCTGCTGGCGCTGCTGCTAACCGTATCGGCTGGCGCCCAACAGACCGCACGGGGGGTCGTGTTCGACGACGAGAACGGAAACGGCGAGCGAGACGCAGGCGAACCAGGCATCCAGGGCATCAAAGTCTCCAACCAAATTCAGATTACGGTCACGGATTCACAGGGCAGCTGGCTACTGCCGGCTGGTGATGACACGGTCTTCTTCGTCATCAAGCCTCGGGGATGGGCGCCGCCGGTGAACGGAGAGAACCTGCCCCGGTTCTACTACTCGCACAAGCCGAACGGATCGCCGGAGGGAGCGCGATTTGCAGGCGTCGCACCGACCGGCCCGCTACCGGCGTCGATAGACTTTCCGCTTCATCGGCAACCGGAGCCGGACAGGTTTACAGCTATCATATTCGCCGACACCCAGCCGCGCGACGTGCGCGAAGCCGAGTACATCGCCCACGACGTCATCGAGTCTCTGATCGGCGTCGACGCCGCGTTCGGCGTAACGCTGGGTGACGTCGTGTTCGACGATCTGTCGGTGTTCACCCCGCTCAACGCAGCGATCGGCCTCATCGGAATTCCCTGGTACAACGTCGTCGGGAATCACGACCTAAACCTCGACGCTGAAGGCGACGCAAACTCCGACGAGACTTTCGAGCTCCTGTACGGGCCGAACTACTACTCGTTCGACTACGGCCCGACGCACTTCATCGTGCTCGACGACGTCGAGTACCTGGGAAACGGATATCGCGGCGGAATAGGAGAGCAGCAGCTCGCTTGGGTGAAGAAGGACCTTTCGCTGATCCCAGACGATCAGCTCGTCGTGATCCTCATGCACATCCCGATCGTGAACGTCGCAGACCGCCAAGGACTGTACCGACTGATAGAAGATCGACCTTACGTGATGTCTGTCTCGGGGCACACGCACTACCAGGCGCACGTGTTCATCGACGAGTCCGACGGATGGCGAGGGATCAAGCCGCACCATCACATGATCGCGGTCACCGTCAGCGGCAGCTGGTGGGGCGGAGCGCCGAACGAACTCGGAATCCCGCACACGACGATGCGGGGAGGAGCGCCGAACGGATACTCCGTTTTCTCGTTCGACGGACATCAGTACTCGATCGAATTCCGCGCGGCGGGCGCACCGGCTGCGTATCAGCTAAACATCTATGCGCCCGAAGAGGTCGACCTGGCCGACGCGACCAACCCGCTGATCATGGCAAACGTGTTCGGCGGCTCTCGAAAGTCGATCGTAGAGGTCCGCCTCGACGATGGCGATTGGCACAAGATGGTGAAGGTCGAGAAGGCGGACCCGGAGTACGCAGAGACCTATGAGCGCGACAAATCCCTCGAACGACCGTACCGCGGTCTGCCAGCCCCGATGAGGTCCAGACATCTGTGGGAAATACCGCTGGCAACGCTGTTTCACGGCTCAGACAACCGAGCAAGGGCCGTCGGGACGCACCAGATCGAAGTCCGCACCACCGATATGTTCGGCCAGGTCTATATCGCTCAGCGGGTCATCCGGTTTCGCTAG
- a CDS encoding redoxin domain-containing protein: MMKLNRINRSVAFLGAVAAVALFASGCGDDGDEASASTKQEKEIAVALTAIDAIAMPVPDESQAGDQAYVDEYNKNLGEVRETRGDLIKSFYKEYPDHERIAGLLDSHWGSYDTFDLGPEEADRLAKELEQFADETGNDDARQNARYWQAVYLSIRDSDQAREMVAHASWFANEYPEDERAAILFMRATTSSKTDFDLVREMYARVSSDYPRTGAGQDARRLLTSIQYLGETFKLDFPDAITGKRVTTESLKGKVVVLDFWATWCDPCVDAAPYMKDLYEYYKDRGLEIVGLSLDDPVEQGGLENVRLFVEEFGMTWPQYHMNDDPTLTSKYGIQEIPRLFLLDKEGRIRSVDATLGLIGGLIEELLAE; this comes from the coding sequence ATGATGAAACTCAATCGAATCAACCGATCAGTGGCTTTCCTTGGCGCGGTGGCGGCCGTCGCGTTGTTTGCATCGGGTTGCGGCGACGACGGCGACGAGGCAAGCGCATCGACGAAGCAGGAAAAGGAGATCGCTGTCGCCCTCACGGCCATTGATGCGATTGCGATGCCCGTACCGGATGAGAGCCAAGCTGGGGATCAGGCGTACGTGGACGAGTACAACAAGAACCTCGGCGAAGTTCGGGAAACGAGAGGTGATCTCATCAAGTCGTTCTACAAAGAGTATCCAGACCACGAGCGAATTGCAGGGCTGCTCGACTCGCATTGGGGAAGTTACGACACCTTTGACCTTGGACCTGAAGAGGCGGATCGACTAGCCAAAGAGCTTGAACAGTTTGCCGATGAGACCGGAAACGACGACGCTCGTCAGAACGCTCGATACTGGCAGGCGGTGTACCTCTCCATTCGCGATTCAGATCAGGCGCGCGAGATGGTCGCTCACGCGTCGTGGTTCGCCAACGAGTACCCCGAGGACGAGCGAGCCGCCATTTTGTTCATGCGCGCGACGACGTCGAGCAAGACTGACTTTGACCTCGTCCGAGAAATGTACGCTCGAGTTTCATCCGACTACCCGCGGACGGGCGCAGGACAGGACGCGCGGAGGTTGCTCACGTCTATCCAGTACCTAGGCGAGACGTTCAAGTTGGATTTCCCGGATGCGATCACCGGCAAGCGCGTGACGACCGAGTCGTTGAAGGGCAAGGTCGTCGTTCTCGATTTTTGGGCGACCTGGTGCGATCCTTGCGTCGATGCGGCGCCGTATATGAAGGATCTGTACGAGTACTACAAGGATCGCGGGCTTGAAATCGTGGGGCTAAGCCTGGACGATCCTGTGGAGCAGGGCGGTCTGGAGAACGTCAGGTTGTTTGTTGAAGAGTTCGGCATGACGTGGCCGCAGTACCACATGAACGACGATCCGACGCTTACGTCCAAGTACGGCATCCAGGAGATTCCGAGGCTGTTCCTGCTCGATAAGGAGGGGCGAATTCGTTCGGTCGATGCCACTCTTGGATTGATAGGCGGACTGATTGAAGAGTTGCTCGCTGAGTAG
- a CDS encoding phytanoyl-CoA dioxygenase family protein yields MQHPGRNPCTGGTGYLRDIDLASLPDLSADYDLSQERIERFSRDGFAFLPGVCNPEDLRPYSEAIEEVTMRGASDLAPLAERDTYGKAFIQIGNLWQKDERVARFVLARRFGKIAAELLGVDGVRLYHDQALFKEPGGGPTPWHQDQFYWPLDGVKTVTMWIALVDIPPEMMGMTFAKGSHKEGAYTSMAISDESNRFYRDLIKERGFGVVQIAGMKAGDATFHTGWIVHAAPGNATDQMRAAMTVIYFEDGGRISEPDHPNRQTDLEKWFPGQEPGDLASSPLNPVVAHNVARPSWP; encoded by the coding sequence ATGCAGCATCCTGGTCGCAATCCCTGTACCGGTGGGACAGGGTATCTTCGCGACATCGACCTCGCCAGCCTGCCCGACCTCTCCGCCGACTACGATCTGAGCCAGGAACGGATCGAGCGGTTTTCTCGCGACGGCTTCGCCTTCTTGCCGGGGGTCTGCAACCCGGAGGATCTTCGACCTTACAGTGAGGCGATCGAAGAGGTAACGATGCGCGGGGCGAGCGACCTCGCTCCGCTCGCGGAGCGCGATACGTACGGCAAGGCGTTTATCCAGATCGGAAACCTCTGGCAGAAGGACGAGCGGGTCGCAAGGTTCGTGCTGGCCAGGAGGTTTGGCAAGATCGCGGCCGAGCTGCTGGGTGTGGACGGGGTGCGTCTGTACCATGACCAGGCGCTCTTCAAAGAACCCGGCGGAGGGCCGACGCCGTGGCACCAGGACCAGTTCTACTGGCCGCTCGACGGCGTCAAGACGGTCACGATGTGGATAGCGCTCGTCGACATCCCTCCGGAAATGATGGGCATGACCTTCGCGAAGGGATCCCACAAGGAGGGTGCGTACACGTCTATGGCGATATCCGACGAGTCGAACCGCTTCTATCGCGACCTAATCAAGGAGAGAGGCTTTGGGGTCGTCCAGATAGCAGGAATGAAGGCGGGAGACGCGACGTTTCATACCGGCTGGATCGTTCATGCCGCACCCGGCAACGCGACCGACCAGATGCGCGCCGCGATGACCGTGATCTACTTCGAGGACGGTGGTCGGATCAGCGAACCGGACCACCCGAACAGGCAGACCGACTTGGAAAAGTGGTTCCCGGGCCAAGAGCCTGGGGATCTCGCGTCTAGCCCGCTGAACCCGGTCGTCGCGCACAACGTAGCACGGCCATCCTGGCCGTGA
- a CDS encoding alkaline phosphatase: MSITRRTFLGATAAGLATVASGGNATSAVARKKEAKNIIFCVSDGMAVTVPTLVDYYSRMTDGKPSYWADLMSQPYATNGLQVTRSLSSVVTDSAAAAAAWGSGRLQWNGQLNMFPDGTKLRPLTDIVMEQGMRTGLVTTTTITHATPAGFSVSIDSRNDQPGIAAMYLDSGIDVLMGGGDPVFSAEMRTDGRDLYAEFAQKGYTVVKTRDALIGLTSKQVLGVFSASHLPYTVDRDNDPEIESRVPTLAEMSEVAIKNLVGTADGFLLQIEGGRVDHGAHGVDLAAMFFDQIAFEDAVKVAVDFALEDGETLVIVTSDHACGGPALNGADGSFGGSYFDSTEGLLTLQNMKASYGVMAQKFSASPDAANMQDVVEEYLGIKLSTEEAQAVMDSAAGDHPLGISEFHRSSSATLASVLGNHTKVNWTSGNHTADHVLVTAVGPGSEQVGALVENTQFFDMMLGMRGIEYSNPTMSYDEAVGHLRGLEERLSAQNQPGIEEIQSEYLLA, translated from the coding sequence ATGAGCATTACTCGTCGCACGTTCCTCGGTGCAACTGCCGCCGGTCTCGCAACCGTGGCCAGCGGCGGGAACGCCACGTCCGCCGTCGCCCGCAAGAAAGAGGCGAAGAACATCATCTTTTGCGTCTCCGACGGTATGGCCGTCACGGTGCCGACGTTGGTCGACTACTACAGCAGGATGACCGATGGGAAGCCGTCGTACTGGGCGGATCTGATGAGCCAGCCTTACGCGACAAACGGACTGCAGGTCACGCGCTCACTCAGCTCTGTCGTGACGGACTCAGCGGCCGCCGCTGCGGCGTGGGGCTCGGGACGCCTGCAATGGAACGGTCAGCTGAACATGTTTCCGGACGGGACCAAGCTGCGCCCGCTCACCGACATCGTGATGGAGCAGGGAATGCGCACCGGGCTCGTGACGACCACCACGATCACGCACGCGACCCCCGCAGGGTTCAGCGTCAGCATCGACTCGCGCAACGACCAGCCGGGGATCGCCGCGATGTACCTCGACTCCGGAATCGACGTGCTGATGGGTGGAGGAGACCCCGTCTTCAGTGCCGAGATGCGAACAGACGGTCGCGACCTGTACGCCGAGTTCGCGCAGAAGGGCTACACCGTCGTCAAAACCAGGGACGCACTGATCGGCTTGACGTCGAAGCAGGTACTCGGGGTCTTCAGCGCAAGCCATCTGCCATACACGGTGGATCGCGACAACGACCCAGAGATCGAGAGCCGCGTGCCCACCCTTGCTGAGATGTCAGAGGTAGCGATCAAGAACCTTGTCGGCACGGCTGACGGCTTCCTCCTGCAGATCGAGGGCGGCCGCGTCGACCACGGCGCCCACGGTGTTGATCTCGCCGCAATGTTCTTCGACCAGATCGCATTTGAGGACGCCGTCAAGGTCGCGGTAGATTTCGCGCTCGAGGACGGCGAGACGCTCGTCATAGTCACCTCCGACCACGCGTGCGGCGGGCCTGCGCTCAACGGTGCAGACGGCTCGTTCGGGGGTAGCTACTTCGATTCGACCGAGGGTCTGCTTACCTTACAGAACATGAAGGCCAGTTATGGAGTCATGGCACAGAAGTTTTCTGCGAGCCCGGACGCAGCTAATATGCAGGACGTTGTCGAGGAGTATCTGGGAATCAAGCTAAGTACGGAAGAGGCACAGGCCGTCATGGACTCTGCTGCAGGCGACCACCCGCTCGGAATCAGCGAATTCCACAGAAGTTCGTCGGCGACTTTGGCCTCGGTGCTCGGCAACCACACGAAGGTCAACTGGACGAGCGGCAACCACACTGCGGATCACGTTCTCGTGACGGCGGTCGGCCCGGGCAGCGAGCAGGTCGGGGCCTTGGTGGAGAACACGCAGTTCTTCGACATGATGCTCGGCATGCGCGGGATCGAGTACAGCAATCCGACTATGAGCTACGACGAGGCCGTCGGGCATCTGAGGGGCCTCGAAGAGAGGCTCTCAGCCCAGAACCAGCCTGGCATTGAGGAGATTCAGTCCGAGTACCTCCTCGCCTAA